The stretch of DNA gtacttgatcccaactaagatataattaccccttattgggggcagaacagccctattgggtttatttaatggttaaatgattcccttttctctggaataataaaacagtacctgtacttgatcccaactaagatataattaccccttattgggggcagaacagccctattgggtttatttaatggttaaatgattcccttttctctgtaataataaaacagtacctgtacttgatcccaactaagatataattaccccttattggggcagaacagccctattgggtttatttaatggttaaatgattcccttttctctgtaataataaaacagtacctgtacttgatcccaactaagatataattaccccttattgggggcagaacagccctattgggtttatttcatggttaaatgattcccttttctctgtaataataaaacagtacctgtacttgatcccaactaagatataattaccccttattggggcagaacagccctattgggtttatttaatggttaaatgattcccttttctctgtaataataaaacagtacctgtacttgatcccaactaagatataattaccccttattggggcagaacagccctattgggtttatttcatggttaaatgattcccttttctctgtaataataaaacagtacctgtacttgatcccaactaagatataattaccccttattggggcagaacagccctattgggtttatttaatggttaaatgatttccttttctctgtaataataaaacagtacctgtacttgatcccaactaagatataattaccccttattgggggcagaacagccctattgggtttatttaatggttaaatattcccttttctctgtaataataaaacagtacctgtacttgatcccaactaagatataattaccccttattgggggcagaacagccctattgggtttatttaatggttaaatgattcccttttctctggaataataaaacagtacctgtacttgatcccaactaagatataattaccccttattgggggcagaacagccctattgggtttatttaatggttaaatgattcccttttctctgtaataataaaacagtacctgtacttgatcccaactaagatataattaccccttattgggggcagaacagccctattgggtttatttaatggttaaatgattcccttttctctgtaataataaaacagtatctgtacttgatcccaactaagatataattaccccttattgggggcagaacagccctattgggtttatttaatggttaaatgattcccttttctctggaataataaaacagtacctgtacttgatcccaactaagatataattaccccttattgggggcagaacagccctattgggtttatttaatggttaaatgattcccttttctctgtaataataaaacagtacctgtacttgatcccaactaagatataattaccccttattgggggcagaacagccctattgggtttatttaatggttaaatgattcccttttctctggaataataaaacagtacctgtacttgatcccaactaagatataattaccccttattggggcagaacagccctattgggtttatttaatggttaaatgattcccttttctctgtaataataaaacagtacctgtacttgatcccaactaagatataattaccccttattggggcagaacagccctattgggtttatttaatggttaaatgattcccttttctctggaataataaaacagtacctgtacttgatcccaactaagatataattaatccttattggtagcaaaacaattgtattggctTTATCGaacaattaaattattttttgctggatttaaggtatgatgatccaaattatggaggtttcccttatctagaaacccacaggtcctgagcattctgtataacaggtcccatacctgtacaaaaatgttattttaacttGAAGCTAATGACAATTTTGCTTTCTATTGCATATTATTGATGAAATATTACATGATTTATGGATATTTACAGTGCAAGACAACTgtgattaacttttagtatttataATGTAGCTCACACACCTGATGAGAATAAATTATAGAGAAATTCCAGGGCATTTTCCAAAAACTCCTTCTTGGAAATGGTCTTATCAGCCCCGACTTACATGTCATAAAAAAGACAAGGTTCAAGTCCAAAACTCGATTTTTTTCAATTGTTGCAGACCAAGTCAGGATTTTCACaataacaatttgaaaaagtcgaatttttaaagatttttccttttgacttttttttgtacgtattagacattcaggaaaaaGAATTTAGgtgaatttgaaaattaaaaaaaaaaaagagaaattaagatgttttagtaaatctgccccttaggggcccattcaataGAGCACAAATTTTTGTTacttaaaagcacaattggaaaaatttCGTAGCAACCAcagtaatttctgatgttcggaaatgtcacaaaaatttgtTTCTTGGACGTAAGAAAAATCgtggttgcgatctgaaagtcataATATTTTCGTATACGAATGATTGTAAAGGGCACAAAAAAcattctggctttgaaacctcagtgcatgattttggaagcctcccatggactcaatggcactctgcagctccaacccggcccaaggaaagtctcccatagggctcaatggcactctgcagctccaacccggcccaaggaaagcctcccatagggctcaatggcactctgcagctccaacctggcccaaggaaagtctcccatagggctcaatggcactctgcagctccaacccggcccaaggaaagtctcccatagggctcaatggcactctgcagctccaacccggcccaaggaaagtctcccatagggctcaatggcactctgcagctccaacccggcccaaggaaagtctcccatagggctcaatggcactctgcagctccaacccggcccaaggaaagtctcccatagggctcaatggcactctgcagctccaacccggcccaaggaaagtctcccatagggctcaatggcactctgcagctccaacccggcccaaggaaagtctcccatagggctcaatagcactctgcagctccaacccggcccaaggaaagcctcccatagggctcaatggcactctgcagctccaacccggcccaaggaaagtctcccatggactcaatggcactctgcagctccaacctggccaaaagataccgAAGCTCgaatgaataatgaaaaaatacgaaaagcatgactttttcgtggaagaacATACataagacaaaaaagttgtactatttGAACGATATTATTGTGGTCAGTACAAAAAGGtgtcaaaatgacaaaaaaaaacgattttttttctgaaaaaaaaatcgtacttttatgaatgggccccttagtgttacatCTCATGTAGTTCAGTAACATCACATAATGTGACATTTGTTGTAATGGACTCTCTCACCTTGAACCATGGGTAATATTCTGGCAGGAGGCAGCTGACACAAGatgctggatatatatatatatatagtataaaaaagaccagcaactccgggatttcttgtgaaaaatcaaaacatgtattcaaagtagcataaacagccctgagaaaggtcccgatggggaccgaaacgttacgtcggctgtttatgctactttgaatacatgttttgatttttcacaagaaatcccggagttgctggtcttctttatactattggaaccctttaccgagcacccgaggtatgttatgtagcggtgtgccatcctttgtgtatatatatatatatatatatatatatattggttataTCATAGAAAGTCGGTATTTAAGGGGGATTTTGTACGCTCAAAACGTTGGAACTTTTCTAAATAAAACTTTTTGGTTATTAGTTAAGTGAGTGCGGtactctttccttttttttatttctctttacctTCCCCCGGGGCACAGTTGGCCTTAAGGTTAAGAGTAGTGCTCCTCTTTGGTCCTGTATATATACCAAAAAAAGCAAGGTCTAACACAAAGTTTAATACTCACGGTTGGATTCCCGAGGCTGATGCTTGCTCAGCACTGGATAAACTGTGTAGTCGAGGCGCTTGGTTCTCTTGATGAAAATCATGAACAAACAACATGTTATTTACAAATGATCCTGTGACCATCTgacagcaatttaaaaaaaaaaaaaaagatatttcttGTCTGAGATAAATGTAATCTCAGTTGTTTGTTAAACCATTCTCACATTCTTACTGTGCCAAATTGTTTTTTAAACTACTGTATCCCCCAAtcagagtgcaggctctattagcccacacctgtGGGGGAACAATATTTATGGCCGCTAGAGGCCAGCACTGGCAATTCATTTTCACTTCATCATGGTCTTTGTGCTCTGGTATCCAAGCATGCAGCAGATTTAAGGCAAAACATCACAATTCTCTTTGGAAGAGGGTACATCTTTTATCCACACATATTTTTAACCAGAGGTACCTGTTTACAGACAAACAATGACAAAATACGAAACTAAAATGTTGATATTAATTATCAACAAATTATTGACAAACTATAATTCACTCAAACTGTatttgaataaataataataacataatgaTGCTCTTggtagacacttaggggcagaaaAGGCCGAGGTGCAAATTATAGACCAGTTTTACTGGCCAGGTTTAAAATACGAAGTGAAAAACTACTGTGCCTCCTGTCCTACCTGCTAATTAATGGCTCCATCCTGGCATTTTTGTAGCTCATTGGTGCCCTTGCCCATTATCTAGGTACCATTTGAGTGTATAGCAATAGATTTGGTAGGCCCCCTGGTAAATCTGCCTGAGGGCACCAGTACATTTTGGTTATCCTTGACTATGCCACCCGATATCCTGAAGCTATTCCTCTAAGGAATGCTTTGTCTAAAGCAATTGCCCACATGTTCTCCAGAACAGGGTTTCCCAAAATGATATTGAGAGATCAGGGTACCCCATTCATGTTACATACCTCTGTCTACCATCCACAGACGGATGGGCTAGTTGACATTCTCCACCCCTGagggcaattttctatttaggagaatGCCTTTTGGTTTGCAGACAGCCCCCGCAGCATTCCAGATAGCTATGGATAAGCAGTTACGACCCCACCAGAGGTACACCTCTGTCTACCTGGACGATATTGTAATTTTCAGTAGGGACTGGGAGTTGCATCTTCCCAAAGTCCAAACTAAAAAGCAGGTACGTGCATTCCTGGGAATGGTTGGGTACTACCGACCCAATTTTGCACTATATCGGCCCCATTGACTGACCTGACCAAAGGTCAGAAGTCAGTTATAATTGAGTGGAACACAGAAGCTAAAAGGGCTTTCATAGAACTCAAGTTCACCCTTTGTCATCACCCTGTGCTGGTGGCTCCTGACTTTGTGGTTCAGACAGATGCTTCTGATGTAGGTCTGGAAGCTGTACTGTCACAAATCCTCAATGGGGAGGAGCATCTAATAGTTTTCCTTAGTTGAAAGCTGACAGCAGCTGAGAGAAACTATGCAATAGTGGAGTGAGAAAGTCTGGCCATCAAGTGGGCCTTGGACTCACTCCATTATTACCTCTTAGGAGGAAAGTTCTGCTTGGTGTCTGACAATGCCCCTCTTACCTGGATGAAGAGTTTGGGTATGTGGTTGAGCACAGACCCGAAAAACAGCATGCGAATGCAGATGCTCTTTCCCGGGTCCATTGTTTGGGCTCTTCCATTGCCTCTGCCTCCCCTGGGTTGAGGCAGAGGGGGGGATATGTACAAGTCTTTGCTGAAAATTTTcccggaagttttgtgaaacaattcgccaatggcaaaatgcagaaattcctatgcctgctgaaaaaatgcaCTCATCACTAACTATCCCATGTGTAACAGGAAGTAAACACCCCATGGAAGCACATTTTGAACCATTCATTGTTttgtgtcaaatttttttttgcaaaatgataCAAATTCACATAATATCTGTTTTCAAGaccagtgatttttatttttcaattttgatGAAAATCTGGAAAATTGGGAATGTTTTATGTATTAGGGACACAAATCTAAATGTAGAAGTGATAATAATCCAAATTTAATGCAAGATTAATGGGAGAAATATAATTGCAACTGGGTTATGCATCTCACCAGTTAAACCGCCCTGTCTTTACGGCACACAAAATATGCAATTGATTCATGATCCACCATAGGGGATTTAAATTCCCTTTTGTGAGTTTCAACGCTCAGAATACTGCACCCGGCTTCTGTCAGAGAATTTTGTATGAACTCTTCATTGCACTTCAGTGCAGCAAACTTGTGTTGGCCGACTGTGTAATAAGAGATGTTGATCAGTGTCATAAAGATCAGGTGACCTCCAATCTTCAGAAGGGATAACAATTTCTTCAGAAGGGTTATATACATATTGTGATCTTTGCTAACTAGCTCCAAGTAAAAAAGAATGACTATACAATCTGCTTGGGGCAACACAACTTCACCCAGTGGGTTCTCTTTGGTGATGTCCCATTTTACCACTTTTTTGATTGCCTTTCtggttttttcttcttgtttcttCCACTccgtactaaaaaaaaaaagatctgtggTTCAGAATACttagcacttttttttacattaattacTGGAGGAGCTAAACCTCTATGACATTCTTTGCAAGTCactgtgttttaaaaaaatgacaaccaGCTACCAAGTAAAACCTTTGTTATTAACTAAACAAGAGAGTGGTAAAGCATAAGTATAGTTTTCTCAAGAAGAAAACCCATTTTCTCAAAATTCACATAGACAAGCTTAGTGATTAAAGTGCCCAACAATTTAGCCTTGGCCCCATGTAACATTTTAGTTGGGATAAACCATCAAGCAACATTTTGTTTATTTCTCAGATATAAACATTTTGGGATGACATAAGCCCCTAAACAAATTTTTTGGCTTATCCTTAAGTACTTTATCAAGCCAAGACCACAGTGACCCTGAAGATCAGGAGAATTGTATTGAGAGATGTTGCTTTAAAAACTACCACCCTGTTAGTTCTGGActataattcccagcatgctttaaccttTAAAAATACTTTGCAGGACCCTGGGGGGTAAATTGTAGTCCAAAATCCaactacaggtatca from Xenopus tropicalis strain Nigerian chromosome 8, UCB_Xtro_10.0, whole genome shotgun sequence encodes:
- the LOC100485824 gene encoding indolethylamine N-methyltransferase, which translates into the protein MSCSRLKDYHDEELEPCLFFNMYVGVDKTVSKKEFLENALEFLYNLFSSGSVKGETLMNISVGGCLSENFITADFFNNIILLESSDACMKAIENWVRNEPGAVEQSHAAEFVCSLKGQSTEWKKQEEKTRKAIKKVVKWDITKENPLGEVVLPQADCIVILFYLELVSKDHNMYITLLKKLLSLLKIGGHLIFMTLINISYYTVGQHKFAALKCNEEFIQNSLTEAGCSILSVETHKREFKSPMVDHESIAYFVCRKDRAV